One Cohnella candidum genomic region harbors:
- a CDS encoding molybdopterin-binding protein produces the protein MTQREQESGLPEGTTVIGSSVLREVKVEDAVGMVLAHDLTQILPGTFKGRLFRKGHRVAEADIPKLKDIGKEHLYAIELAEGDLHEDDAALLMAKALAGENIAFGEPHEGKVTLKSEIGGLAAIPKEVVDAINAVGEIALATVVNHRVVRQGEALAATRVIPLIVPEEKVRRVEEIAEAYRARHEGRSPLSVRPLKRMRAGLLTTGSEVFSGRIEDKFGPAVAAKLEALGSELAEQRFAPDDRHTIVKEIRYFLAQGYDMILVSGGMSVDPDDRTPGAIAAAGADIVSYGTPMLPGSMLLFGYLEGVPIFGLPGCVMHDPYTSFDVLLPRVLAGDEIGRQDIVSMGYGGLHR, from the coding sequence ATGACGCAGCGGGAGCAGGAGTCCGGCTTGCCGGAAGGAACGACCGTCATCGGCTCTTCGGTCTTGAGGGAAGTGAAGGTGGAGGACGCGGTCGGCATGGTTCTCGCCCACGACCTGACGCAGATTTTGCCGGGTACGTTTAAGGGCAGGCTGTTCCGCAAGGGTCACCGGGTTGCGGAGGCCGACATTCCGAAGCTGAAGGATATCGGCAAGGAGCACTTGTACGCCATCGAATTGGCCGAAGGGGATCTGCATGAAGACGATGCTGCGCTCCTCATGGCGAAAGCGCTGGCAGGCGAAAATATCGCGTTCGGCGAACCCCACGAAGGCAAAGTGACGTTAAAGTCCGAAATCGGCGGGCTCGCGGCGATCCCGAAAGAGGTCGTCGACGCCATCAATGCCGTCGGAGAAATCGCGCTTGCCACAGTGGTCAACCATCGCGTCGTCCGGCAAGGCGAAGCTTTGGCCGCTACGCGCGTCATTCCGCTGATCGTGCCGGAGGAGAAGGTTCGGCGGGTCGAGGAGATCGCGGAGGCTTACCGGGCTCGGCACGAGGGAAGGTCGCCGTTGTCCGTGCGGCCGCTCAAACGGATGCGCGCAGGTTTGCTCACGACCGGCAGCGAAGTGTTCTCCGGCCGCATCGAGGACAAATTCGGCCCGGCCGTCGCCGCCAAGCTGGAAGCGCTCGGCTCGGAGCTCGCCGAACAGCGGTTCGCGCCTGACGATCGCCATACAATTGTCAAGGAAATCCGCTATTTCCTCGCCCAAGGGTATGATATGATACTCGTATCGGGCGGCATGTCTGTCGACCCCGACGACCGTACGCCCGGCGCGATTGCTGCGGCCGGAGCGGATATCGTCAGTTACGGGACTCCTATGCTTCCGGGTTCTATGCTTCTCTTCGGTTATTTGGAAGGCGTGCCGATTTTCGGTTTGCCGGGCTGCGTCATGCACGATCCGTACACGTCGTTCGACGTGCTGCTTCCGCGGGTTTTGGCGGGAGACGAGATCGGGCGGCAGGATATCGTAAGCATGGGTTATGGCGGATTGCATCGCTGA
- a CDS encoding MBL fold metallo-hydrolase, with amino-acid sequence MDMIMLGTGGGFSKKYYNNNALINLNGYRLLIDCGSTAHRSLHELGLSWEKDVDGVIVTHIHADHVGGLEEIALDGKFKYGKKIDLFAAEQLLPLLWENSLKGGVGDDDNGRLEDFFRVTPLPTDSVFRIGGMEMSFHRTQHVPGKLSYGLTIGPLFYSSDSRFDERLLLSLPSDIRYILHDCSMTSSDFHASLEELLSLPAEVQQKIWLMHYTDNLQEYEDAGRLGKLNVLRQHRLYQWPAEP; translated from the coding sequence ATGGACATGATCATGCTGGGAACCGGCGGAGGCTTTTCGAAAAAATACTACAACAACAATGCGCTTATCAACCTGAACGGGTACCGGCTTCTTATCGATTGCGGGAGCACGGCCCACCGTTCCCTCCACGAGCTCGGCTTGTCATGGGAGAAAGACGTGGACGGCGTAATCGTCACGCATATCCATGCCGACCATGTCGGCGGTCTTGAGGAAATCGCGCTTGACGGCAAATTCAAATACGGCAAGAAAATCGATCTGTTCGCCGCGGAGCAGCTGCTGCCCCTATTATGGGAAAACAGCTTGAAGGGCGGCGTCGGAGATGACGATAACGGCCGGCTGGAAGATTTTTTCCGCGTGACTCCGCTGCCGACTGACAGCGTCTTTCGCATCGGCGGCATGGAAATGTCGTTTCATAGAACGCAGCACGTGCCGGGCAAGCTCAGCTACGGGCTGACGATCGGTCCCCTGTTTTACAGTTCCGATTCGCGTTTCGACGAACGGTTGCTCTTGTCCTTGCCGAGCGATATCCGGTATATTTTGCACGATTGCTCGATGACCTCTTCCGATTTTCACGCGTCGCTCGAAGAGCTGCTCAGCCTGCCCGCGGAGGTCCAGCAGAAAATCTGGCTCATGCACTATACGGACAATCTTCAGGAATACGAGGACGCCGGGCGGCTGGGGAAGCTGAACGTTTTGCGCCAGCATCGTCTCTATCAATGGCCCGCGGAACCATAA
- the tatC gene encoding twin-arginine translocase subunit TatC, protein MVQRPVSAEEDGGMSIWDHIGELRRRVVYSLIVFAAGMVGGLFGAEPLFNYLVAAAPTEHLELNAFSPWDAISLYMKFAVLISFIVAIPFTFYQLWAFVKPALGRNEQRATLRYIPGALVMFLIGLSFAYYVVFPMAYYFTERVTENMGLKQTYGLTQYFSFLFNLLIPISLLFELPLVIMFLTRIGILNPQLLRKMRRLAWFIMSVIGVTITPPDVISDLLVAVPLIILYEFSVLLSTMAYRKRLAARAAREAELDREED, encoded by the coding sequence ATGGTGCAACGCCCCGTTTCCGCCGAAGAAGACGGCGGAATGTCGATATGGGACCATATCGGCGAGCTCCGGCGGCGAGTGGTCTACTCGCTGATCGTGTTCGCGGCCGGCATGGTCGGCGGCTTGTTCGGCGCGGAGCCGCTGTTCAACTACCTGGTCGCCGCCGCTCCGACCGAGCATTTGGAGTTGAACGCGTTTTCCCCGTGGGACGCGATCAGCTTATATATGAAGTTCGCGGTGCTCATTTCCTTCATCGTCGCGATCCCGTTCACGTTTTACCAGCTGTGGGCGTTCGTGAAGCCGGCACTGGGCAGAAATGAGCAGCGGGCTACACTGCGCTACATACCGGGCGCGCTCGTCATGTTCCTCATCGGGCTGTCATTCGCTTATTACGTCGTTTTTCCCATGGCCTACTATTTTACCGAACGCGTGACGGAAAACATGGGGCTGAAGCAGACGTACGGACTGACCCAGTACTTTTCGTTCCTGTTCAACCTGTTGATCCCGATTTCGCTTCTCTTCGAGCTGCCGCTCGTGATCATGTTCCTGACGAGAATCGGCATCTTGAACCCGCAGCTGCTTCGTAAAATGCGGCGTTTGGCATGGTTTATCATGTCGGTTATCGGGGTGACGATTACGCCTCCCGACGTGATTTCGGATTTGCTCGTCGCCGTGCCGCTGATTATCCTGTACGAGTTCAGCGTGTTGCTGTCGACGATGGCCTACCGTAAAAGACTCGCGGCTCGGGCGGCCAGGGAAGCCGAATTGGACCGCGAAGAAGATTGA
- a CDS encoding GNAT family N-acetyltransferase — translation MAFETAVQFIRSTLDLAAEELEIHNTNRFFNRISKDKEQFTREEIEEEIRNAADFGAERFLIRDGDLSVGVIEYLMKNPNDGQTWLGLLVIRQDLHSRGYAKAALRKFYGVMREGGVTQFRIGVLENNDPAHAFWTRQGFRRLDGMKQVDGRNAVVYEKSVPEAH, via the coding sequence ATGGCATTCGAAACGGCTGTACAGTTCATTCGCTCGACCTTGGATCTGGCGGCGGAGGAGCTCGAAATCCATAATACGAACCGGTTTTTCAACCGGATTTCCAAAGACAAAGAACAGTTCACGCGGGAAGAGATCGAAGAGGAAATCCGGAATGCCGCCGATTTCGGCGCGGAGAGGTTTCTCATCCGAGACGGGGACCTTAGCGTCGGGGTGATCGAATACTTGATGAAAAACCCGAACGACGGACAAACATGGCTCGGGTTGCTGGTGATCCGCCAAGACTTGCATTCGCGGGGTTACGCAAAAGCGGCGCTTCGGAAATTTTACGGCGTCATGAGAGAGGGCGGCGTCACGCAGTTTCGCATCGGCGTACTCGAAAACAACGACCCCGCTCACGCGTTCTGGACGAGGCAAGGCTTCCGCCGGCTGGACGGCATGAAGCAGGTGGACGGGCGGAACGCCGTCGTATACGAGAAAAGCGTCCCGGAGGCGCACTAA
- the groES gene encoding co-chaperone GroES has product MIRPLGDRVLVEATAKEEKTASGIVLPDTAKEKPQEGKVVAVGSGTVNKDGQRVALEVKEGDRVLFSKYAGTEIKYEGKEYLIMKESDIHAIVG; this is encoded by the coding sequence ATGATCAGACCTTTGGGAGACCGCGTACTGGTCGAAGCAACCGCCAAAGAAGAGAAAACCGCCAGCGGTATCGTGCTGCCGGATACGGCGAAAGAAAAGCCGCAAGAAGGCAAAGTCGTAGCGGTAGGAAGCGGAACGGTGAACAAAGACGGACAGCGCGTCGCGCTTGAAGTCAAGGAAGGCGACCGCGTCCTGTTCTCGAAATATGCGGGAACGGAAATCAAGTACGAAGGCAAAGAGTACTTGATTATGAAAGAAAGCGACATCCACGCAATCGTCGGCTGA
- a CDS encoding methyl-accepting chemotaxis protein, with product MRNMSLRQKFLIGFGLNTVLLVVAFILMFKHLSEDSALMVGVSVIFAVMIGFSAFVFLVVGRNITDSVGHVTSTLKNIASSGGDLTRRIHVRATDEVGELAASANSLLDGLQKMMKELRDSTAELAAASIQLKQGADENARVSGEVAKGIEKVASGSETQVAQSQEITAVMSETLDGLNQVAATTTGVSDSAQTTRVRAEEGSELLRTNSEEIAQVETAFRSLQETVRGLNHKSEQVREVIGYISEVSNQTNLLALNAAIEAARAGEHGRGFAVVAGEIRKLADQTQQSAVQIGDTLEAMSGDIEKVATMFEQSASQVFTTVAGMRHAEETFRDIVGSVTQLSGNILEVAASVEQMTAGSSSVVQSIQDISRITEETASFTEQVSAMTQQQLSSTEEMARTADNLSNMAARLKGLVGNFKT from the coding sequence ATGCGCAATATGTCACTGCGTCAGAAATTTTTGATCGGATTCGGTTTGAATACGGTTTTGCTGGTCGTCGCTTTCATCTTGATGTTTAAGCATTTGAGCGAAGATTCGGCCTTGATGGTGGGAGTTTCCGTGATATTCGCCGTCATGATCGGTTTTTCCGCGTTCGTTTTCCTGGTGGTCGGACGTAACATCACCGATTCCGTCGGCCATGTTACCTCGACCTTGAAGAACATCGCATCCTCCGGCGGGGATTTGACCAGACGGATCCATGTCCGCGCGACGGACGAAGTGGGGGAACTGGCCGCTTCCGCCAATAGTCTGCTGGACGGCCTGCAGAAAATGATGAAGGAGCTGCGCGACAGCACGGCTGAACTCGCCGCGGCTTCCATTCAACTGAAGCAGGGGGCGGACGAGAACGCCCGCGTCAGCGGCGAAGTGGCGAAGGGGATCGAGAAGGTGGCGTCGGGCTCCGAGACGCAAGTCGCCCAATCGCAGGAAATCACCGCCGTCATGTCGGAGACGCTGGACGGGCTCAACCAAGTCGCGGCTACGACGACGGGAGTTTCCGATTCGGCCCAAACGACGCGCGTACGCGCGGAAGAAGGATCGGAGCTGCTGAGAACCAACTCCGAGGAAATCGCGCAAGTCGAAACCGCGTTCCGCTCATTGCAGGAGACGGTACGCGGCTTGAACCACAAGTCCGAGCAAGTCCGCGAAGTCATCGGCTATATTTCCGAAGTGTCCAACCAAACGAACCTGCTCGCGCTGAACGCGGCGATCGAAGCTGCGCGAGCCGGCGAACACGGCCGCGGTTTCGCCGTCGTTGCCGGAGAGATCCGCAAACTCGCCGACCAAACGCAGCAATCCGCGGTGCAGATCGGCGACACGCTCGAAGCGATGTCCGGCGACATCGAGAAGGTCGCCACGATGTTCGAGCAGAGCGCCAGCCAAGTCTTCACGACCGTTGCCGGCATGAGGCACGCGGAAGAAACGTTCCGGGATATCGTCGGCAGCGTCACGCAGCTGAGCGGCAACATCCTGGAAGTGGCCGCATCCGTCGAACAGATGACGGCGGGAAGCTCGTCGGTCGTTCAATCGATCCAGGACATTTCCCGCATCACCGAGGAAACGGCCTCCTTCACGGAACAAGTATCAGCGATGACGCAGCAGCAGCTTTCCTCCACGGAAGAGATGGCCAGAACCGCGGACAATCTCAGCAACATGGCCGCCCGCCTCAAAGGTTTGGTAGGCAATTTCAAAACCTGA
- a CDS encoding 5-formyltetrahydrofolate cyclo-ligase, with the protein MEATWEGKTKADWRKTMAASRDAVPAEERIRMSERLCGHVEREILTPMRSRLGRPLTVCVYAAFRSEADPRPLIRTCWEQGDTVAAPRIEGSGLEWRIVRREEDWRAGKWGIPEPDPAAAEELGEDRPPDAVLVPGLAFDRQGGRLGYGGGYYDRMYATETARGNSDIRWIGFAMSPQIVSAPLPKEPHDLVMDAVATDEGIYWLTGEGK; encoded by the coding sequence GTGGAAGCGACTTGGGAAGGGAAAACCAAGGCCGATTGGCGCAAGACGATGGCGGCTTCGCGCGACGCCGTGCCGGCGGAAGAGCGGATCCGAATGTCGGAGCGGCTGTGCGGGCATGTGGAACGGGAGATCCTGACGCCGATGCGAAGCCGGCTGGGTCGGCCGCTAACGGTGTGCGTGTACGCCGCTTTCCGCTCGGAGGCGGATCCGCGGCCGCTCATTCGGACGTGCTGGGAGCAGGGGGATACCGTGGCTGCTCCGCGTATCGAAGGCAGCGGCCTGGAATGGCGAATCGTGCGCCGCGAGGAAGACTGGCGGGCCGGCAAGTGGGGCATTCCCGAGCCGGATCCGGCCGCGGCCGAGGAACTTGGCGAGGACCGACCGCCCGATGCGGTGCTGGTGCCGGGGCTCGCGTTCGATCGGCAAGGCGGACGGCTCGGTTACGGCGGCGGTTATTACGATCGGATGTATGCGACCGAAACGGCACGGGGAAACTCGGACATCCGGTGGATCGGATTCGCCATGTCGCCGCAGATCGTCAGTGCGCCTCTGCCGAAAGAGCCGCATGATTTGGTTATGGACGCGGTCGCGACGGACGAAGGCATCTATTGGTTAACGGGGGAGGGGAAATGA
- the groL gene encoding chaperonin GroEL (60 kDa chaperone family; promotes refolding of misfolded polypeptides especially under stressful conditions; forms two stacked rings of heptamers to form a barrel-shaped 14mer; ends can be capped by GroES; misfolded proteins enter the barrel where they are refolded when GroES binds): MAKEIKFSEDARRAMLRGVDALANAVKVTLGPKGRNVVLEKKFGSPLITNDGVTIAKEIELEDAFENMGAQLVKEVATKTNDVAGDGTTTATVLAQAMIREGLKNVTAGANPMVVRKGIDKAVKAAVEQLKTISKQVEGRNNIAQVAAISAADDEVGQLIADAMEKVGKDGVITVEESKGFQTELEVVEGMQFDRGYLSPYMITDTDKMEAVLDNPYILITDKKISNIQEILPVLEKVVQTGKQLLIISEDIEGEALATLLVNRLRGTFTCVGVKAPGFGDRRKAMLQDIAALTGGTVITEELGLDLKSTTPQQLGSARQIRVNKENTIIVDGAGNKADIDARVTQIKAQIEDTTSDFDREKLQERLAKLAGGVAVIKVGAATETELKERKLRIEDALNATRAAVEEGIVSGGGTALVNVYHAVAAVQAEGDEKTGVNIILRSLEEPIRTIAANAGEEGSVIVERLKKESIGTGYNAATGEWVNMFEAGIIDPVKVTRYALQNAASVAAMFLTTEAVIADKPEKDKASPGGMPGGMGGMDMM, translated from the coding sequence ATGGCGAAAGAAATCAAATTCAGCGAAGACGCGCGCCGCGCGATGCTCCGCGGGGTTGACGCCCTGGCGAACGCAGTGAAAGTGACGCTCGGACCGAAAGGCCGCAACGTCGTACTCGAGAAAAAATTCGGTTCTCCGCTGATCACCAACGACGGCGTGACGATCGCCAAAGAAATCGAGCTTGAAGACGCATTCGAAAACATGGGCGCACAGCTCGTGAAAGAAGTCGCGACCAAGACGAACGACGTAGCCGGCGACGGCACGACGACGGCAACGGTCTTGGCTCAAGCGATGATCCGCGAAGGCCTGAAAAACGTAACGGCGGGCGCTAACCCGATGGTCGTGCGCAAAGGGATCGACAAAGCCGTTAAGGCAGCCGTCGAACAGCTGAAAACGATCTCCAAGCAAGTCGAGGGCCGCAACAACATCGCGCAAGTCGCCGCGATCTCCGCTGCGGACGATGAAGTCGGCCAACTGATCGCCGACGCGATGGAGAAAGTCGGCAAAGACGGCGTCATCACCGTCGAAGAATCCAAAGGGTTCCAAACCGAGCTGGAAGTCGTGGAAGGCATGCAGTTCGACCGCGGCTACCTTTCTCCTTACATGATCACGGACACCGACAAAATGGAAGCCGTGCTCGACAACCCGTACATCCTCATCACCGACAAGAAAATCTCCAACATCCAAGAGATTTTGCCGGTGCTCGAGAAAGTCGTCCAAACGGGCAAGCAGCTGCTGATCATCTCCGAAGACATCGAAGGCGAAGCGCTGGCTACGCTGCTCGTCAACCGTCTCCGCGGCACGTTCACCTGCGTCGGCGTTAAGGCTCCGGGCTTCGGCGACCGCCGCAAAGCGATGCTGCAGGATATCGCGGCTCTCACGGGCGGTACGGTCATCACCGAAGAGCTCGGTCTCGACCTCAAATCGACGACTCCGCAGCAACTCGGCTCGGCCCGCCAAATCCGCGTCAACAAAGAAAACACGATCATCGTCGACGGCGCAGGCAACAAAGCCGACATCGATGCCCGCGTAACGCAAATCAAAGCGCAAATCGAAGATACGACTTCCGACTTCGACCGCGAGAAGCTGCAAGAGCGCCTTGCCAAGCTGGCCGGCGGCGTAGCCGTCATCAAAGTCGGCGCCGCTACCGAAACCGAGCTGAAAGAGCGCAAGCTGCGCATCGAAGACGCTCTGAACGCAACCCGCGCCGCGGTTGAAGAAGGCATCGTTTCCGGCGGCGGAACCGCTCTCGTGAACGTATACCATGCCGTTGCGGCCGTTCAAGCCGAAGGCGACGAGAAAACGGGCGTGAACATCATCCTCCGCTCGCTGGAAGAGCCGATCCGTACGATCGCGGCGAATGCCGGCGAAGAAGGTTCCGTCATCGTTGAGCGCCTGAAAAAAGAATCGATCGGTACCGGCTATAACGCTGCGACCGGCGAATGGGTTAACATGTTCGAAGCCGGCATCATCGATCCGGTAAAAGTAACGCGTTACGCGCTGCAAAACGCGGCTTCCGTAGCGGCTATGTTCCTCACGACCGAAGCGGTCATCGCCGACAAGCCGGAGAAGGATAAAGCGTCTCCGGGCGGCATGCCGGGCGGCATGGGCGGCATGGACATGATGTAA
- the moaC gene encoding cyclic pyranopterin monophosphate synthase MoaC: MMKESPDKLTHFNEQGRAVMVDVSDKPVTARTAAAEAKVTMAPETLRRIREGSVAKGDVLAVAQVAGIQAAKKTSDWIPMCHPLPLTGVNIRFEDNGSDELTITAEVKTTGKTGVEMEALTAVSATALTVYDMCKAIQKDMTIGSVRLLTKTGGKSGDYNAE; this comes from the coding sequence ATGATGAAGGAATCTCCGGACAAGCTGACGCATTTCAACGAACAGGGCCGGGCGGTCATGGTGGACGTGTCGGACAAGCCGGTGACGGCCAGAACGGCAGCGGCGGAAGCGAAGGTGACGATGGCGCCGGAGACGCTGCGCCGCATACGCGAAGGTTCCGTGGCCAAAGGGGACGTGCTGGCGGTCGCCCAGGTGGCGGGAATCCAGGCGGCGAAGAAGACGTCGGACTGGATTCCGATGTGCCATCCGCTGCCGCTCACGGGCGTGAACATCCGGTTCGAGGATAACGGCAGCGACGAGTTGACCATCACCGCCGAAGTGAAAACGACGGGCAAAACCGGCGTCGAGATGGAGGCTTTGACTGCGGTCTCCGCGACGGCGCTGACCGTTTACGATATGTGCAAGGCGATCCAGAAAGATATGACGATCGGTTCGGTCCGGCTGCTGACCAAAACCGGCGGAAAAAGCGGCGATTACAACGCCGAGTGA
- a CDS encoding ADP-ribosylglycohydrolase family protein, with the protein MSGWAPLHQLVRDEWKQKMLEGCDLDGWEQRLAGMEDADEAALTALWRELHEIPVPTELQARQPSDLEGIRSLRPSGPRRLIVELSEEAWKDRFHGAWLGRCIGCALGKPLEIAPFVYGTESSPGWRNVRLWFEGADAWPIADYTPKHSRAEADHGLVLAPWGMHSVREDISFMETDDDLRYSVLGLIMLEEKGFGFSTWDIGKLWHKYLTYGQVCTAETQAYFNFARFAPLTGAGKPDDWETKGQPWVATHLNPYREWIGAQIRADAWGYGAAGRPELAAELAWRDASFSHVRNGIYGEMFVAAMVAAAFVESDPERLVEIGLSEIPAECQLAIDVRRAVEIARDAEDASTMADCLWQAFSHYDGVHTNNNAAVVAASLIFSRGDFETAVTTSVLCGWDTDCNGATVGSILGAVWGADRLPETWKAPLNDRLYAELPAFHPISIRELAERTYLVFDRHRLA; encoded by the coding sequence ATGTCGGGTTGGGCTCCGCTGCATCAGTTGGTGCGGGATGAATGGAAGCAGAAGATGCTGGAAGGCTGCGATTTGGATGGCTGGGAGCAGCGCCTGGCCGGTATGGAAGACGCGGATGAAGCCGCATTAACCGCTTTGTGGCGGGAACTGCATGAAATTCCGGTACCAACCGAATTGCAGGCTCGTCAGCCGTCCGATTTGGAGGGCATCCGTTCGCTGCGTCCCAGCGGTCCCCGGAGGCTCATCGTCGAACTTTCCGAAGAAGCTTGGAAGGACAGATTCCACGGAGCTTGGCTGGGACGATGTATCGGTTGCGCTCTCGGCAAACCGCTGGAGATCGCCCCTTTCGTGTATGGGACCGAATCGAGCCCGGGCTGGCGAAACGTCCGGCTGTGGTTCGAAGGAGCGGATGCTTGGCCGATCGCGGACTATACGCCGAAACACTCGAGAGCCGAAGCCGATCACGGCCTCGTGCTGGCTCCTTGGGGCATGCACAGTGTCCGGGAGGACATCTCCTTCATGGAAACGGACGACGATCTGCGCTACTCGGTGCTCGGATTGATCATGCTCGAAGAGAAGGGCTTCGGTTTCAGTACGTGGGACATCGGCAAGCTTTGGCATAAGTATCTCACTTACGGACAGGTATGCACGGCCGAAACCCAGGCGTATTTCAATTTCGCGAGATTCGCTCCACTCACCGGAGCCGGCAAACCGGACGATTGGGAAACGAAGGGGCAGCCTTGGGTGGCAACTCACCTTAATCCTTACCGAGAATGGATCGGAGCGCAAATCCGAGCCGATGCCTGGGGATACGGGGCGGCGGGAAGGCCGGAGCTGGCCGCCGAGCTCGCCTGGCGGGACGCGTCCTTCTCCCACGTCCGCAACGGAATCTACGGCGAAATGTTCGTCGCGGCTATGGTGGCGGCGGCATTCGTTGAATCCGATCCCGAGCGGCTCGTGGAAATCGGCCTGTCGGAAATTCCGGCGGAATGCCAGTTGGCTATAGATGTCCGCCGGGCGGTCGAAATCGCGCGGGACGCGGAGGACGCGAGCACCATGGCGGATTGTCTATGGCAGGCGTTCAGCCATTACGATGGGGTTCACACCAACAATAACGCGGCGGTCGTCGCGGCATCCCTGATTTTCTCCCGGGGGGACTTCGAAACGGCCGTTACGACCTCGGTCTTATGCGGCTGGGACACCGACTGCAACGGGGCGACCGTGGGCTCCATCCTGGGTGCGGTCTGGGGCGCCGACCGGCTGCCTGAAACCTGGAAAGCTCCGCTGAACGATCGGCTGTACGCCGAGCTTCCGGCTTTCCATCCTATATCTATACGCGAGTTGGCTGAGCGCACGTATCTCGTTTTCGATCGGCACCGCCTGGCGTAA
- a CDS encoding MogA/MoaB family molybdenum cofactor biosynthesis protein, with the protein MRWKVALLSASDKGSRGEREDTSAQVIRELVEEELGGDMIDYRVVPDEQDEIRAALIEMADYYQADLILTTGGIGLGFRDVTPEATLMVAERIVPGLAEAMRAAAIAKSRANVLFRGVCAIRGRTLILNLPGEPKGVNDHLMPIMDLLPEALAQVSGQRKEART; encoded by the coding sequence ATGCGCTGGAAGGTCGCGCTTTTGTCGGCAAGCGACAAGGGCTCCAGAGGTGAAAGAGAAGACACGAGCGCCCAGGTCATTCGGGAACTGGTTGAGGAAGAGCTCGGCGGGGACATGATCGATTACCGCGTCGTGCCCGACGAACAGGATGAAATCCGCGCCGCTTTGATCGAGATGGCCGATTACTACCAGGCCGACTTGATTCTGACGACGGGAGGCATCGGGCTCGGCTTCCGCGACGTGACGCCGGAAGCGACGCTGATGGTCGCGGAGAGAATCGTGCCCGGCCTGGCCGAAGCGATGCGTGCCGCCGCGATCGCCAAATCCCGCGCGAACGTGCTGTTTCGGGGAGTTTGCGCGATTCGGGGACGCACGTTGATCCTGAACCTGCCCGGGGAGCCCAAAGGCGTGAACGACCATCTGATGCCGATCATGGATTTGCTTCCGGAAGCGCTGGCGCAGGTGTCGGGCCAGAGGAAGGAGGCTCGGACATGA
- the tatA gene encoding twin-arginine translocase TatA/TatE family subunit → MGGIGASGLILLILIALLLFGPNKLPELGRAFGRTLREFKKGANDLMDDNQERNARRVEVSPQEKEQPATEPATERRIPE, encoded by the coding sequence ATGGGCGGTATCGGCGCATCGGGCCTCATTTTGCTCATCCTGATCGCTTTGCTGTTGTTCGGGCCGAACAAGCTGCCTGAGCTGGGCAGGGCTTTCGGACGTACGCTGAGAGAATTCAAGAAAGGCGCGAACGACCTGATGGACGACAATCAGGAGCGTAACGCGCGCCGCGTGGAAGTGTCTCCGCAGGAGAAGGAACAGCCGGCGACGGAGCCGGCCACGGAGCGGCGCATCCCGGAATAA